The following are encoded in a window of Longimicrobium sp. genomic DNA:
- a CDS encoding response regulator → MYQAFDQKTRGAKTVLIVEDQIEMRAINAMYLHHHGYRVLATDNGLDGMRAAREEHPDVILMDISVPGIDGIRATEQLKADPETGGIPVVIITAHPYGSVGKRAVDAGCDGYLTKPCDPRRILQEVRRRVGEEPN, encoded by the coding sequence ATGTACCAGGCGTTCGACCAGAAGACGCGTGGCGCCAAGACCGTGCTCATCGTCGAGGACCAGATCGAGATGCGCGCGATCAACGCGATGTACCTGCATCACCATGGCTACCGCGTGCTCGCCACCGACAACGGCCTGGACGGGATGCGCGCGGCCCGCGAGGAGCACCCCGACGTCATCCTGATGGACATCTCCGTCCCCGGCATCGACGGCATCCGCGCCACCGAGCAGCTCAAGGCCGACCCCGAGACCGGCGGCATCCCGGTGGTCATCATCACCGCGCACCCGTACGGCTCGGTGGGCAAGCGCGCGGTCGACGCCGGCTGCGACGGCTATCTCACCAAGCCGTGCGACCCGCGCCGCATCCTCCAGGAAGTGCGCCGCCGCGTCGGCGAAGAGCCGAACTGA
- the bioF gene encoding 8-amino-7-oxononanoate synthase has translation MIAGIQAGARETGARSLDDELGGELAGLERCGLRRALKTVERRRGAEVVADGRRAVDFSSNDYLGLASDPRIAEAAARALGDAGTGAGAARLISGNHPLHEELERELARFKRAPAALLFASGYAANTGAIPALVGRGDVVYSDELNHASVIDACRLSRAALRVVPHADLEALEDMLRRDRGRFRRRLIVVDAVFSMDGSLFPLDALVEIAKRHGAWTYVDDAHGTAVLGREGRGSPEHWGVEGRIDVVMGTLGKALGTAGAFVAGSKTLCEWLMNRARPFVFTTGSPPALAAAALAALRIAEDEPWRRDRLRANARRLREGLAALGRPAPGEADGHIVPVLIGGAEETMRAGRLLAERGFLAGAVRPPTVPPGTSRLRLTLSAAHTGEQVDGLLAALAEVLGTAPSDHERPDLDCG, from the coding sequence GTGATCGCCGGGATCCAGGCCGGGGCGAGGGAGACGGGCGCGCGGTCGCTCGACGACGAGCTGGGCGGCGAGCTGGCGGGGCTCGAGCGCTGCGGGCTGCGGCGCGCGCTGAAGACGGTGGAGCGGCGGCGCGGCGCGGAGGTCGTGGCGGACGGTCGCCGCGCCGTCGACTTCTCCTCGAACGACTACCTGGGGCTCGCGTCCGACCCGCGCATCGCCGAGGCGGCGGCGCGCGCGCTCGGCGATGCGGGCACCGGCGCCGGCGCGGCGCGCCTGATCTCCGGCAACCATCCCCTCCACGAAGAACTGGAGCGCGAGCTGGCGCGGTTCAAGCGTGCGCCGGCCGCGCTCCTCTTCGCTTCCGGCTACGCGGCCAACACGGGCGCCATCCCCGCGCTGGTGGGGCGCGGCGACGTGGTCTACTCCGACGAGCTCAACCACGCCTCGGTGATCGACGCGTGCCGCCTCTCGCGCGCGGCGCTGCGCGTTGTCCCCCACGCCGACCTGGAGGCGCTGGAGGACATGCTGCGCCGGGACCGCGGCCGCTTCCGCCGCCGGCTGATCGTCGTGGACGCCGTGTTCTCGATGGACGGCAGCCTCTTCCCGCTCGACGCGCTGGTGGAGATCGCGAAGCGGCACGGCGCGTGGACCTACGTCGACGACGCGCACGGCACCGCGGTGCTGGGGCGCGAGGGCCGCGGCTCGCCCGAGCACTGGGGCGTGGAGGGGCGGATCGACGTGGTGATGGGGACGCTGGGGAAGGCGCTCGGCACCGCGGGCGCGTTCGTGGCGGGATCGAAAACGCTGTGCGAGTGGCTGATGAACCGCGCGCGGCCATTCGTCTTCACCACCGGAAGCCCGCCGGCGCTGGCCGCCGCCGCGCTCGCCGCGCTGCGCATCGCCGAGGACGAGCCGTGGCGCCGCGACCGCCTCCGCGCCAACGCGCGCCGCCTGCGCGAGGGCCTGGCCGCGCTCGGCCGCCCCGCGCCCGGCGAGGCGGACGGCCACATCGTCCCCGTGCTGATCGGCGGCGCGGAGGAGACGATGCGCGCGGGGAGACTCCTGGCCGAGCGCGGCTTCCTCGCCGGCGCCGTCCGCCCGCCCACGGTGCCGCCCGGCACGTCGCGCCTGCGCCTCACCCTCTCCGCCGCCCACACCGGCGAGCAGGTGGACGGATTGCTCGCGGCGCTGGCGGAGGTGCTGGGGACGGCACCTTCCGATCATGAACGTCCCGATCTCGATTGCGGTTGA
- a CDS encoding aminotransferase class III-fold pyridoxal phosphate-dependent enzyme: MALDWLALDTAHVWHPYTQHGIAPVATPVVRGEGAYLFTADGGRLLDAISSWWVTLHGHAHPAIVDAIAEQARALEQVIFAGFAHEPAARLAAELAAVLPEGLTRVFYSDDGSTAVEVAVKMALQLWRLRGEHRPSSPRWRTRITATPSAR, translated from the coding sequence ATGGCTCTCGACTGGCTCGCGCTCGACACCGCGCACGTCTGGCATCCGTACACGCAGCACGGCATCGCCCCCGTCGCCACGCCCGTGGTGCGCGGCGAGGGCGCGTACCTGTTCACGGCGGACGGTGGGCGGCTGCTGGACGCGATCTCGTCGTGGTGGGTCACGCTGCACGGCCACGCCCACCCGGCGATTGTCGATGCGATTGCCGAGCAGGCGCGCGCGCTGGAGCAGGTGATCTTCGCCGGGTTCGCGCACGAGCCGGCGGCGCGGCTGGCGGCGGAGCTCGCCGCGGTGCTGCCGGAGGGGCTGACGCGCGTCTTCTACTCCGACGACGGGTCGACCGCCGTCGAGGTGGCGGTGAAGATGGCGCTGCAGCTCTGGCGTCTCCGCGGCGAGCATCGCCCCTCGTCGCCGCGCTGGAGAACGCGTATCACGGCGACACCTTCGGCGCGATGA
- a CDS encoding aminotransferase class III-fold pyridoxal phosphate-dependent enzyme, protein MSASGRGVFTEAFAEHLFETARLPDPSEGDTVAALERLLDARGGELAAVIVEPLLLAAGGMRVWSEETLRGIRRLTTEAGVLLIADEVATGFGRTGPLFACERAGVSPDLICLSKGVTGGFMPLGVTAAREEIFQAFVSDDRRHTFFHGHSFTGNPLACAAARASLRLLDDACARRRQEIEAAHGDGLARLASHPRVRAPRVLGTVAAFDLDGGDGYLDPVGRELAAFARGEGVLLRPLGNTVYLMPPYCVSRAEMDNLYQVIGRFLETR, encoded by the coding sequence ATGAGCGCCAGCGGCCGCGGCGTGTTCACCGAGGCGTTCGCGGAGCACCTGTTCGAGACCGCGCGCCTTCCCGACCCGTCGGAGGGCGACACGGTGGCCGCGCTGGAGCGGCTGCTGGACGCGCGGGGCGGGGAGCTCGCGGCCGTCATCGTAGAGCCGCTCCTCCTCGCCGCCGGCGGGATGCGCGTGTGGAGCGAGGAGACGCTGCGCGGCATCCGCCGCCTGACGACGGAGGCGGGCGTCCTGCTGATCGCCGACGAGGTGGCCACGGGGTTCGGGCGCACGGGGCCGCTCTTCGCCTGCGAGCGGGCGGGCGTCTCCCCCGACCTGATCTGCCTGTCCAAGGGCGTCACCGGCGGGTTCATGCCGCTGGGGGTGACCGCCGCGCGCGAGGAGATCTTCCAGGCGTTCGTCAGCGACGACCGGCGCCACACCTTCTTCCACGGCCACTCCTTCACCGGCAACCCGCTGGCCTGCGCCGCCGCCCGCGCCTCGCTGCGGCTGCTGGACGACGCGTGCGCGCGGCGGCGCCAGGAGATCGAGGCCGCGCACGGGGACGGACTCGCGCGCCTCGCCTCGCACCCGCGCGTCCGCGCGCCGCGCGTGCTGGGGACGGTCGCCGCGTTCGACCTGGATGGCGGGGACGGGTATCTCGATCCCGTCGGACGCGAGCTGGCGGCGTTCGCGCGTGGCGAGGGGGTGCTGCTGCGGCCGCTGGGGAACACCGTGTACCTGATGCCGCCCTATTGCGTCAGCCGAGCGGAAATGGACAACTTGTACCAGGTGATCGGCCGATTCCTGGAGACGCGATGA
- the bioD gene encoding dethiobiotin synthase — protein MRPLLLKEPLAPWVATARGGTHVDLDVLDDAYRRLRDGRDAIVVEGAGGLLVPLTRDVAYDGLFVQWDLDLVVVAGNRLGVINHTLLTVRAAHDAGLRVRGVVLNTLDPEPPGIAESTNRETLTDLLAPVPVLQFPWLRKPNDDRYVVEIAEECGFDTLISLRVPPGS, from the coding sequence GTGCGCCCGCTGCTGCTGAAGGAGCCGCTGGCGCCGTGGGTGGCCACCGCGCGCGGCGGTACCCATGTGGACCTAGACGTGCTCGACGACGCCTACCGCCGCCTCCGCGACGGCCGCGACGCCATCGTGGTGGAGGGCGCGGGCGGGCTGCTGGTGCCGCTCACCCGCGACGTGGCGTACGACGGCCTGTTCGTGCAGTGGGACCTGGACCTCGTCGTGGTCGCCGGCAACCGGCTGGGGGTGATCAACCACACGCTGCTGACGGTGCGCGCGGCGCACGACGCGGGACTGCGTGTGCGCGGCGTGGTGCTGAACACCCTCGACCCCGAGCCGCCCGGCATCGCCGAGAGCACCAACCGCGAGACGCTGACCGACCTGCTGGCCCCCGTCCCCGTGCTGCAGTTCCCCTGGCTGCGCAAGCCGAACGACGACCGCTACGTGGTCGAGATCGCCGAGGAGTGCGGCTTCGACACCCTCATCTCCCTCCGCGTCCCGCCGGGGTCGTAG
- a CDS encoding DUF3857 and transglutaminase domain-containing protein → MRRTLAALAALSLAAPALHAQAPRITPAGDPSVRDDTIYRLAVKASDHPDEDAVTLLDDGVMIIHADGTDSRTYRTVSQVLTSDAVEGLAENTFSYDASRQRFRLNWARVIGPDGRVVSAKPEHDQESLAPVSESSPVYTDQKIRRITMGGVVPGTIVDYSYTIENLKPVLPGDFLASWSVHTGRPTARSRYVIEIPASLQPRIRERNLNFRRRERRAAGVVVYDWTTANVPKVEPEPFAADSNDVYMGIELGGATTWAQIAQWYHGLEEGRYALTPEIEARVAEVVRGAKTLDDSLRAMHRWVAQDFRYVSLSLGIGGYQPRLPAAVLQTQYGDCKDKATLFIAVARRMGVKAYPVLLSSSGGADRAFPSVNQFDHMIAAVARPNGGGYTFLDLTSDLTPYGSVVPDYQGGFGLVIHPDGRGEEITFPRDAPSANRREMTIAGELGADGTFRGTMLNRAAGALQYRLRSAFSSRLTPRQRQDLGRSIAQGLFDGASADSLEIFDGRDLRADPHTRVWVSGGRAATRSGETLILTLPLGNGSMDQLISQLEAAPGPRRFPIDAAAVIGPIETVSEFRVTLPEGWKARLPQNVTATSVFGTYTAEYAQTGRELRVAKRVSGTRGVQPPSAIAQLIDWLKAMSKDDARFIVLEPPAR, encoded by the coding sequence ATGCGGAGGACCCTGGCCGCGCTGGCGGCGCTGTCGCTGGCCGCCCCGGCGCTGCACGCGCAGGCGCCGCGCATCACCCCGGCGGGCGACCCGTCGGTGCGCGACGACACCATCTACCGGCTGGCGGTGAAGGCGTCGGACCATCCCGACGAGGATGCCGTGACCCTGCTCGACGACGGCGTCATGATCATCCACGCCGACGGCACCGACTCGCGCACCTACCGCACCGTGTCGCAGGTGCTGACCTCCGACGCGGTGGAGGGGCTGGCCGAGAACACCTTCTCGTACGACGCGTCGCGGCAGCGCTTCCGGTTGAACTGGGCGCGGGTGATCGGCCCCGACGGCCGCGTGGTCTCCGCCAAGCCCGAGCACGACCAGGAGAGCCTGGCGCCCGTGTCGGAGAGCTCGCCCGTATACACCGACCAGAAGATCCGCCGCATCACCATGGGCGGCGTGGTGCCGGGGACGATCGTCGACTACAGCTACACCATCGAGAACCTCAAGCCGGTGCTGCCGGGCGACTTCCTGGCCAGCTGGAGCGTGCACACCGGCCGCCCCACCGCGCGCTCGCGCTACGTGATCGAGATCCCCGCCTCGCTGCAGCCGCGGATCCGCGAGCGCAACCTGAACTTCCGGCGGCGTGAGCGGCGCGCAGCCGGCGTGGTGGTCTACGACTGGACCACGGCCAACGTCCCCAAGGTGGAGCCCGAGCCGTTCGCGGCCGACTCGAACGACGTGTACATGGGGATCGAGCTGGGCGGCGCCACCACCTGGGCGCAGATCGCCCAGTGGTACCACGGGCTCGAGGAGGGGCGCTACGCGCTGACGCCCGAGATCGAGGCGCGGGTGGCCGAGGTGGTGCGCGGCGCCAAGACGCTGGACGACTCCCTGCGGGCCATGCACCGCTGGGTGGCGCAGGACTTCCGCTACGTGTCGCTGTCGCTGGGGATCGGGGGATACCAGCCGCGCCTTCCCGCCGCGGTGCTGCAGACGCAGTACGGCGACTGCAAGGACAAGGCGACGCTCTTCATCGCCGTGGCGCGGCGGATGGGGGTGAAGGCGTATCCCGTGCTGCTGTCGTCGAGCGGCGGCGCCGACCGCGCCTTTCCCTCGGTCAACCAGTTCGACCACATGATCGCCGCGGTGGCGCGGCCGAACGGCGGCGGGTACACCTTCCTGGACCTGACCAGCGACCTGACGCCGTACGGCTCGGTGGTTCCCGACTACCAGGGGGGATTCGGCCTGGTAATCCACCCCGACGGCCGCGGCGAGGAGATCACCTTCCCGCGCGACGCGCCTTCGGCCAACCGCCGCGAGATGACGATCGCCGGCGAGCTGGGCGCGGACGGGACCTTCCGCGGGACGATGCTGAACCGCGCGGCGGGCGCGCTGCAGTACCGGCTGCGCAGCGCGTTCAGCAGCCGGCTGACGCCGCGCCAGCGCCAGGACCTGGGCCGGAGCATCGCGCAGGGGCTGTTCGACGGCGCCAGCGCGGACTCGCTGGAGATCTTCGACGGGCGCGACCTGCGCGCCGACCCGCACACGCGCGTGTGGGTGAGCGGCGGCCGCGCAGCCACGCGCTCGGGCGAGACGCTGATCCTGACGCTGCCGCTGGGGAACGGCTCGATGGACCAGCTGATCTCGCAGCTCGAGGCGGCGCCGGGCCCCCGCCGCTTTCCCATCGACGCGGCGGCGGTGATCGGCCCGATCGAGACGGTGAGCGAGTTCCGCGTGACCCTCCCGGAAGGATGGAAGGCGCGGCTCCCGCAGAACGTCACCGCCACCTCGGTGTTCGGCACCTACACCGCCGAATACGCGCAGACCGGGCGCGAGCTGCGGGTGGCCAAGCGGGTGAGCGGCACGCGCGGCGTGCAGCCGCCCTCGGCCATCGCCCAGCTGATCGACTGGCTGAAGGCGATGTCGAAGGACGACGCTCGCTTCATCGTGCTGGAGCCCCCCGCGCGCTGA
- a CDS encoding response regulator: MTPKFVLLVDSHEDSRAIYTAILEHYGFGVASAAHADEGLRLARARKPDLVVLEFSPPRARSLEAFRAFRRDEATASVPIVALSTMVGEADRELLVAEGITMCLAKPCPPLTLLDVAKRLLGGQ, translated from the coding sequence GTGACGCCCAAGTTCGTGCTCCTCGTGGATTCGCACGAGGACAGCCGCGCGATCTACACGGCCATCCTGGAGCACTACGGCTTCGGGGTGGCGTCCGCGGCGCACGCCGACGAGGGGCTGCGCCTGGCGCGCGCGCGGAAGCCCGACCTGGTGGTGCTGGAATTCAGTCCGCCGCGCGCCCGCAGCCTGGAGGCGTTCCGCGCCTTCCGCCGCGACGAGGCCACGGCGTCGGTGCCGATCGTGGCGCTCAGCACCATGGTGGGCGAGGCCGACCGCGAGCTGCTGGTGGCCGAGGGGATCACGATGTGCCTGGCGAAACCCTGCCCCCCGCTGACCCTGCTGGACGTGGCGAAGCGGCTGCTGGGAGGGCAATAA